From Candidatus Eisenbacteria bacterium, the proteins below share one genomic window:
- a CDS encoding nuclear transport factor 2 family protein has product MRFLIPAFVAAGIALTIVSADAKTKPDPRSQVFAAESTFAATMAARDLKAFGTYVAPDAVFFGRRGVMRGNAAVVEGWKPLFDGPKAPFSWRPEVVEVLDSGKLAHSSGPVMDPDGKLIGTFNSVWRLEPDGRWRVVFDKGCSVCDSTHAE; this is encoded by the coding sequence ATGCGCTTCCTGATTCCAGCGTTCGTCGCCGCCGGCATCGCCCTAACGATCGTCTCCGCGGACGCGAAGACGAAGCCCGATCCACGGAGCCAGGTCTTCGCGGCGGAGAGCACCTTCGCCGCCACGATGGCGGCTCGCGACCTCAAGGCATTCGGGACCTATGTGGCGCCGGACGCGGTCTTCTTCGGTCGTCGCGGCGTGATGCGCGGCAACGCGGCCGTCGTCGAAGGGTGGAAGCCACTCTTCGATGGACCCAAGGCACCGTTCTCCTGGCGGCCGGAGGTCGTCGAGGTGCTCGACTCCGGGAAGCTCGCCCACAGCAGCGGTCCGGTGATGGATCCCGACGGCAAGCTGATCGGGACGTTCAACTCGGTGTGGCGCCTCGAGCCCGACGGCCGCTGGCGGGTGGTCTTCGACAAGGGCTGCTCCGTCTGTGATAGCACGCACGCGGAGTAG
- a CDS encoding ATP-binding cassette domain-containing protein, translating to MIRLDAVSATVPGASAHDAPRQILRDVTAEFRPGESHLILGPNGSGKTTLIRLLAGFHPPASGRVLLGGAPIERGRDAPSLWPRVAVLFEEPDPQFLTDSVEAEIAFGLESLALPPEEIRARTAEVVEAYGLAGFEARAPQALSAGEKARTLLAAVMAAKPQVLLLDQSLAHLDPGSRRELERRLVEDAQSGRFTLVRTHQDADAPYPCERLHLIAGTRLVDPTALSPQTVLDATDVPYPLAMRASALLALDRLWSGPLAIDLTSLTTGLATLRPREGAGVAPPPVPAQDFRARDAALELRDVAYAPRGHGGRSPLIAGVGLRVGMGEVVALVGVSGSGKSTLLKLAAGLLDPTSGSIHRPATGNGRERPTALALEYPERQLFGRTVEEDVTAILWVDGVPAEERRARGREAMELVGLRHEPFASRVPMTLSEGEKRRVALASLLAEPPRVLLLDEPTAGLDPEGRRALAGVVRGLNGRGHAILMASHDLDFASAVADRIVLLGREPGEPGRILGEGYPPAIWDDRALLGRAYLPAPDFVDMERALRGPAIPAFGPARDSESLLQALARALKGVVSCAS from the coding sequence GTGATCCGGCTGGATGCGGTTTCGGCCACCGTGCCGGGGGCATCCGCCCATGACGCGCCGCGCCAGATCCTCCGCGATGTAACCGCCGAGTTCCGCCCGGGCGAGAGCCATCTCATCCTCGGGCCGAACGGCTCCGGCAAGACCACGCTGATCCGATTGCTTGCGGGCTTTCATCCGCCGGCTTCCGGGCGCGTCCTGCTCGGCGGCGCGCCGATCGAGCGGGGCCGCGACGCGCCTTCCCTCTGGCCGCGCGTCGCGGTCCTCTTCGAGGAGCCTGATCCCCAGTTCCTCACCGACTCCGTCGAGGCCGAGATCGCCTTCGGGCTGGAGTCGCTCGCGTTGCCGCCGGAGGAGATCCGCGCGCGCACGGCCGAGGTTGTCGAGGCGTACGGTCTGGCGGGGTTCGAGGCCCGCGCGCCGCAAGCGCTGAGCGCCGGGGAGAAGGCGCGGACCCTCCTGGCGGCCGTGATGGCGGCGAAGCCGCAAGTCCTCCTGCTCGATCAGTCGTTGGCGCACCTGGATCCCGGAAGCAGGCGCGAGCTGGAGCGGCGCTTGGTCGAGGACGCGCAATCCGGCCGGTTCACCCTCGTTCGCACGCATCAGGATGCGGACGCTCCTTATCCCTGCGAGCGTTTACATCTGATCGCGGGCACACGACTCGTGGACCCGACGGCCTTATCGCCGCAAACCGTCCTCGATGCGACGGACGTACCCTACCCGCTCGCGATGCGCGCGTCGGCGCTGCTCGCGCTTGATCGGTTGTGGAGCGGACCGTTGGCCATCGATTTGACCTCGCTCACGACCGGGCTCGCGACGCTCCGCCCCCGCGAGGGTGCCGGAGTCGCGCCCCCGCCGGTCCCGGCGCAGGATTTCAGGGCTCGAGATGCCGCGCTCGAGCTCCGCGACGTCGCGTACGCGCCAAGGGGCCACGGTGGAAGGAGCCCCCTGATCGCTGGCGTCGGTCTCCGGGTGGGCATGGGCGAGGTCGTCGCCCTCGTCGGCGTGAGCGGCTCGGGGAAGAGCACGCTCTTGAAGCTCGCGGCAGGCTTGTTGGATCCGACCTCGGGATCGATCCATAGGCCGGCGACGGGGAACGGGCGCGAACGGCCCACCGCGCTCGCGCTCGAGTACCCCGAGCGCCAGCTCTTCGGCCGCACGGTGGAGGAGGACGTGACCGCGATTCTCTGGGTCGACGGCGTGCCCGCGGAGGAGCGCCGGGCCCGCGGGCGCGAAGCGATGGAGCTGGTTGGCCTTCGTCACGAACCGTTCGCCTCGCGTGTTCCCATGACGTTGAGCGAGGGCGAGAAACGCCGCGTCGCGCTCGCCTCCCTTCTCGCCGAGCCCCCGCGCGTGCTGCTCCTCGATGAGCCGACGGCCGGACTCGATCCTGAGGGAAGGCGCGCCCTCGCGGGGGTGGTGCGCGGCTTGAACGGGCGGGGGCACGCCATCCTCATGGCGAGCCACGACCTCGATTTTGCTTCCGCGGTCGCGGATCGGATCGTTCTGCTCGGGCGCGAACCGGGGGAACCGGGTAGGATTCTGGGAGAGGGGTATCCGCCCGCGATATGGGATGACCGGGCGCTCTTGGGCCGCGCGTATCTCCCCGCGCCCGATTTCGTTGACATGGAACGGGCGCTCCGTGGCCCCGCGATTCCCGCGTTCGGCCCGGCGCGGGATTCGGAGTCGTTGCTGCAGGCGCTCGCGCGCGCCTTGAAAGGAGTGGTCTCATGCGCTTCCTGA
- the larC gene encoding nickel pincer cofactor biosynthesis protein LarC, which produces MASAPATPPASSRASRARGDADEAAQGLSRMNIIYFDCVSGASGDMILGSLVALGAPLPEIDRRLRALPLDGFTLGEKRVERHGFEAFQLKVETRETKAHRHFTEIRGLLEGAKLPDRVLARALGTFEILGRAEAEAHQVPLEKVHFHEVGAIDAIVDIVGTAWALELLGVERCYASVIPQGRGFVRAAHGVLPIPAPATLRILEGVAVRTTEIEAELTTPTGAALLRALCETIGEPVGIRPRKTGVATGTMDIKEFPNVLRAILGEPLVGEGAGSVEVLETTIDDMNPQLYGHLTEALFESGAAEVFLTPVQMKKGRPGVLVTALCDPRRAPAVVERLFAESSTIGVRVRREGRIELRRSIRDVETPLGRVRVKTIALPSGEERSVPEYDDLRRIAHATGRPLIEIMEEVRAHLLEGARSPT; this is translated from the coding sequence ATGGCTTCGGCGCCGGCTACGCCGCCGGCGTCATCGCGCGCCAGTCGCGCGCGCGGAGACGCGGATGAAGCGGCACAGGGGTTGTCGCGGATGAACATCATCTACTTCGATTGCGTGTCGGGGGCCTCGGGGGACATGATCCTGGGCTCCCTCGTCGCGCTCGGAGCGCCGCTTCCGGAGATCGACCGGCGGCTCAGGGCGCTCCCGCTCGACGGCTTCACGCTCGGCGAGAAGCGCGTGGAACGCCACGGCTTCGAGGCGTTCCAGCTTAAGGTCGAGACGCGCGAGACGAAAGCCCACCGCCATTTCACCGAAATCCGCGGATTGCTCGAGGGGGCCAAGCTGCCCGACCGCGTCCTCGCGCGGGCTCTCGGCACGTTCGAGATCCTCGGGCGCGCCGAGGCCGAGGCGCACCAGGTGCCGCTCGAGAAGGTCCACTTCCACGAGGTCGGGGCGATCGACGCGATCGTCGACATCGTCGGCACCGCGTGGGCGCTGGAACTTCTCGGCGTCGAGCGGTGCTACGCGTCGGTCATTCCGCAGGGCCGCGGCTTCGTTCGGGCCGCCCACGGCGTTCTCCCGATCCCCGCGCCCGCGACCCTCCGGATCCTGGAAGGGGTGGCGGTCCGGACGACCGAGATCGAGGCCGAGCTGACGACCCCCACGGGAGCCGCGCTCCTGCGCGCTCTCTGCGAGACGATCGGAGAGCCGGTCGGAATCCGGCCCCGGAAGACCGGCGTCGCGACGGGCACCATGGACATCAAAGAATTCCCGAACGTCCTTCGCGCGATCCTGGGCGAGCCGCTTGTCGGCGAGGGGGCCGGCTCGGTGGAGGTGCTCGAGACCACGATCGACGACATGAACCCGCAGCTCTACGGCCACCTGACCGAAGCCCTCTTCGAGAGCGGCGCGGCGGAGGTCTTCCTGACCCCGGTGCAGATGAAGAAGGGGCGGCCCGGCGTGCTGGTGACCGCCCTCTGCGATCCCCGCCGCGCCCCCGCGGTGGTCGAGCGGCTCTTCGCGGAGTCCTCGACGATCGGGGTCCGCGTGAGGCGGGAGGGCCGGATCGAGCTGAGGCGGTCGATCCGGGACGTGGAAACGCCCCTCGGCCGGGTGCGCGTCAAGACGATCGCGCTTCCCTCGGGGGAGGAACGGAGCGTTCCCGAGTACGACGACCTGAGGCGCATCGCCCACGCGACCGGCAGGCCGCTCATCGAGATCATGGAGGAGGTCCGCGCCCACCTTCTCGAGGGCGCCCGGTCGCCGACGTGA
- the larB gene encoding nickel pincer cofactor biosynthesis protein LarB, with amino-acid sequence MDPARLRKILTSVRRGRMSTREALESLARLPFETVGPALVDHHRSLRQHLPEVILCEGKTVRQCVTIARAIARRSGRCLATRVKQGQAEALIEEFGDRAVWKEEARAVVIERAARRKVGRGGSVLVVSAGTSDLPVAEEAAVTLEFMGVPVSRVYDAGVAGIHRLLAHVRALRKASAVVVVAGMEGALASVVGGMTDRPVIAVPTSVGYGASYGGLAALLAMLNACAAGVTVVNIDNGFGAGYAAGVIARQSRARRRG; translated from the coding sequence ATGGATCCTGCGCGTCTCCGTAAAATTCTAACGAGCGTGCGGCGCGGGCGGATGAGCACGCGCGAAGCCCTCGAATCGCTTGCCCGCCTGCCGTTCGAAACGGTCGGTCCCGCCCTGGTCGACCACCACAGAAGCCTTCGGCAACACCTTCCCGAAGTCATCCTCTGCGAGGGGAAAACCGTGCGTCAGTGCGTCACGATCGCGCGCGCGATCGCGCGGCGGAGCGGCCGCTGCCTGGCGACCCGCGTGAAGCAGGGGCAGGCGGAGGCGCTCATCGAGGAGTTCGGGGATCGGGCCGTGTGGAAGGAAGAGGCGCGGGCGGTCGTGATCGAGCGCGCCGCGCGGCGGAAGGTCGGGCGCGGAGGATCGGTCCTCGTGGTCAGCGCGGGGACCTCGGACCTTCCGGTCGCCGAAGAGGCCGCCGTGACGCTCGAATTCATGGGAGTGCCCGTCAGCCGGGTGTACGATGCGGGGGTGGCGGGGATCCACCGGCTGCTCGCCCACGTCCGTGCGCTTCGGAAGGCGTCGGCGGTGGTCGTGGTCGCGGGGATGGAAGGGGCGCTCGCCAGCGTGGTGGGGGGGATGACCGACCGCCCGGTTATCGCCGTCCCGACGAGCGTGGGCTACGGGGCCTCCTACGGGGGGCTCGCGGCCCTCCTGGCGATGCTCAACGCCTGCGCCGCGGGGGTCACGGTCGTGAACATCGACAATGGCTTCGGCGCCGGCTACGCCGCCGGCGTCATCGCGCGCCAGTCGCGCGCGCGGAGACGCGGATGA